The Camelina sativa cultivar DH55 chromosome 14, Cs, whole genome shotgun sequence genome includes a window with the following:
- the LOC104741535 gene encoding F-box protein At2g16450-like, translating to MMKSLPPMSIELILEIISRLPGDAVARFRCVSKQWASTLATPYFKELFMNKSSSKPRLLFAIADDGNPKGRGEWCFFSSPQLEDPYEKSSSSALVSAAEFHVKKFSPKDINIHHYSNIMHFSCVYNSGLIYFHGCRYQGKPVICNPNTGRYAVLPKRYTYRKAYSFFGFDPIGKQYKVLYMAYATGPGDHALLTFGAPADMRWRKIECSTIHEIQSDGVCINGVVYYLGNTKDPWDDDAHDDYVIVCFDLRSEKFSFIHVERFCRLINFMGKLALIYWEDDFDIYEAVNYEFNIDKYLDDHLVADVNKELHVWVLEDVAKQDLSKHNYTWSTDNIFFRRHVSIAGVTASGEIVFAMRKYTSGQPFYVFYFSPERNTLQRVEVQGFGEGFKNPCSVRTFVNHVEDLHVNDLELLK from the coding sequence ATGATGAAATCATTACCACCCATGTCGATTGAGCTCATCCTGGAGATAATCTCGAGATTGCCTGGAGATGCAGTCGCGAGGTTTCGTTGCGTGTCGAAGCAATGGGCATCAACGCTCGCTACTCCGTATTTCAAAGAGCTGTTCATGAACAAGTCCTCGTCTAAGCCGCGGCTCTTATTCGCCATCGCAGACGACGGAAACCCCAAAGGCCGTGGCGAGTGGTGCTTCTTCTCCTCGCCTCAGCTTGAGGATCCTTATGAGAAATCATCCTCCTCGGCTCTTGTATCAGCCGCCGAGTTTCACGTGAAGAAGTTCTCTCCAAAGGATATAAATATCCATCATTACAGTAACATCATGCACTTCTCATGTGTCTACAACTCTGGCTTGATCTATTTCCATGGTTGTCGATACCAAGGTAAACCTGTCATCTGTAACCCAAACACTGGACGGTACGCGGTCTTACCTAAGCGGTATACTTACAGAAAAGCCTAtagcttttttggttttgatccgATTGGGAAGCAGTACAAGGTATTGTACATGGCTTACGCAACTGGTCCTGGTGATCATGCCCTTCTTACGTTTGGAGCGCCTGCAGATATGAGGTGGAGAAAGATCGAATGTTCCACAATACATGAGATTCAAAGCGATGGGGTTTGCATCAACGGTGTTGTGTACTACTTAGGTAACACCAAAGATCCTTGGGATGATGATGCTCATGATGATTATGTGATTGTTTGCTTTGATTTGAGGTCTGAAAAGTTCAGCTTCATTCACGTTGAAAGGTTTTGTCGATTGATCAACTTTATGGGCAAGTTAGCTTTGATTTACTGGGAGGATGATTTCGACATTTATGAGGCTGTTAATTATGAGTTTAATATCGACAAGTATTTGGATGATCATCTCGTCGCTGATGTCAATAAGGAGTTGCATGtgtgggttctagaggatgTAGCGAAACAGGATTTGTCCAAACACAACTACACTTGGAGTACTGATAACATCTTCTTCCGTCGTCACGTTTCCATTGCTGGAGTGACCGCTTCTGGTGAGATTGTGTTTGCCATGCGCAAGTATACATCTGGCCAaccgttttatgttttctacttcaGTCCCGAGAGGAACACTCTCCAGCGTGTTGAAGTCCAAGGTTTTGGTGAAGGGTTTAAGAATCCTTGCAGCGTTCGCACCTTTGTGAACCACGTTGAGGATCTTCATGTTAACGATTTAGAGCTACTCAAGTGA
- the LOC104741536 gene encoding auxin-responsive protein SAUR63-like, which translates to MMINAKKLLKMAKKWHQRAALSRKRISFQRSRASNNSTAAEKGCFVVYTADKIRFAFPISYLNNPVLQELLRISEEEFGLPTEGPITLPFDSVFLEYLIKLIQRRMDGDTEKALLMSISNARCSFQPHEQQSSITQQLLVF; encoded by the coding sequence atgatgataaacgCAAAGAAGCTCTTGAAGATGGCCAAGAAATGGCATCAAAGAGCAGCCTTAAGCAGAAAAAGAATCTCATTTCAGAGGTCAAGGGCTTCTAACAACTCAACTGCTGCAGAAAAGGGATGTTTCGTGGTTTACACGGCAGATAAAATCCGGTTTGCATTTCCAATAAGTTACCTGAACAACCCTGTTCTCCAAGAGCTCTTGAGAATATCTGAAGAAGAGTTTGGTCTGCCGACGGAAGGACCAATCACATTGCCATTTGATTCGGTTTTCTTGGAGTATCTCATCAAACTGATCCAAAGACGAATGGATGGAGATACAGAAAAGGCTCTGTTAATGTCAATCTCTAATGCTAGATGCTCTTTCCAACCACATGAACAACAGAGTAGTATTACTCAACAACTGCTTGTATTTTAG
- the LOC104741538 gene encoding auxin-responsive protein SAUR66-like isoform X2, which yields MMNTKKLMKMAKKWQQRAALSRKRISFQRSISTTSRSTAAEKGCFVVYTSDNICFAFPISYLRNSVFQELLKISEEEFGLSTDGPITLPFDSVFLEYLINLIQRRIDGDTEKALLMSISSARCSLQQHEQNSQQLLVF from the coding sequence TGAACACAAAGAAGCTCATGAAGATGGCCAAGAAATGGCAACAAAGAGCAGCCTTAAGCAGGAAAAGAATCTCATTTCAGAGATCAATTTCTACTACTAGCAGGTCAACTGCTGCAGAGAAAGGCTGTTTTGTGGTTTACACATCTGATAATATCTGCTTTGCGTTTCCAATAAGTTACCTGAGAAACTCTGTTTTCCAAGAGCTCTTGAAGATATCTGAAGAAGAGTTTGGTCTCTCCACCGATGGACCAATCACATTGCCATTCGATTCAGTTTTCTTGGAGtatctcatcaatttgatccaAAGGCGAATAGACGGAGACACCGAAAAGGCTTTATTAATGTCAATCTCTAGTGCTAGATGTTCTTTGCAACAACATGAACAGAATAGTCAACAATTGCTTGTATTTTAG